The DNA segment GAAGGAAGTGTAGTGTAATCACGTCACTTGCCTCCACAAGTGAGGGAGTTGTTTAACCCAACATTAAAATGTCTTCTCGGACCAACTCtcattcttcatcatctttctTCAAGGTCATTCTTTTCTTCATAGAGCATTAACAAGAATCATGAATCCTCAACCAACGGCGCCTCGGACTCCCAAGTCCGCTGCCATTAacggcatcatcaaggagaagcagaaTCGACCCGACCTCGAAACACTCAAACGTCTCTACCAAAAGCTCCATGCAGACCCCGAGCTCCCCGGTCGCGAAGAGCATACTGCACATGTCGTAAAAACTCACCTCGAAGCTCTCGGGTTCAGAGTTCGTGCTCGCATCGGCGGCCACGGCGTTGTGGGAGTGTTAGACAACCAACGCGGGCCACGCGGCCGTACCGTTCTCCTCAAGGCCGAGCTCGATGCTCTGCCCATACAAGAGAAAACAAACCTATCATACGCAAGCACCAAAAGAATCAAAGATCCCGTCGACAAAAAAAGGAAGCCCGTCATGCACGCCTCCGGCCATGACATGCACATCACCATGGTCCTAGCCGCAGCAGCACTCCTCCAAAAGGCCAAAAAGAAGTGGCGTGGCTGCCTCATAGTTCTCTTCCAACCAGACTCACAAGGACGCGGTGCTAAGTCCATGATGGAATCCGGACTATACGACAAGTTCCAAtttcccaacccaaacaTCGTATTATGtcaacacatcaacaacaaaagcgCAGGCAAGCTTCAGCTTCTAAGGGGTAACGACCTAGGAGAAAGGTTATCATTTCTCATCACGATCCCCGGAAAGGGAGGGCACTCGACCACCCCGGAAGGCTGTATTAACCCCATTCTCATCGCCTCGTCGCTGGTGCCGGAACTCCAAACAATGATTCAAACGCTCTACAACCCAAACAGCCCCGCGCTTGTTACCTGCGTGAGAATAAACGCGGGCCACGCTACCAACGAAATCCCTGACAAGGCCGAGCTGACGGTCGAAGTCAGAGCCTTCTCTGGCGATATGATGAAGCTGCTCGTTGAGGCGATCGACCTCGTGGTGGGGAAGGAATTCGAGAACGCGGGAGtattgaagaagaagaaaacaatCCAGAGGCTTGACCAGTTTGTTTCACCGCTTATCAACGACCCAGATGCGCTACACAAAATTGGGGTGCAGTTTGAAGATTATTTTGGGCGGGAGCAGATTCAACCCATGAACCTGGAGATGGCTATGGGCAAGTTGGGTGATGATTTGGCTGTTCTTGCTCGAGAGGGCATTCCCCATGCGTATTGGACGCTTAGGAGCACGAGTCCGGGTATTTGGGACACGTATGAGAGGGACGGGCGTTTGCATGAGTTGCCGGATACCCACACGGCCGAGTTTGCACCGGCCGAGGAGCCCACGTTGAGCGTGGGGATGGAGGCgt comes from the Podospora pseudocomata strain CBS 415.72m chromosome 5, whole genome shotgun sequence genome and includes:
- a CDS encoding hypothetical protein (MEROPS:MER0002014; COG:E; EggNog:ENOG503NU1N) — translated: MNPQPTAPRTPKSAAINGIIKEKQNRPDLETLKRLYQKLHADPELPGREEHTAHVVKTHLEALGFRVRARIGGHGVVGVLDNQRGPRGRTVLLKAELDALPIQEKTNLSYASTKRIKDPVDKKRKPVMHASGHDMHITMVLAAAALLQKAKKKWRGCLIVLFQPDSQGRGAKSMMESGLYDKFQFPNPNIVLCQHINNKSAGKLQLLRGNDLGERLSFLITIPGKGGHSTTPEGCINPILIASSLVPELQTMIQTLYNPNSPALVTCVRINAGHATNEIPDKAELTVEVRAFSGDMMKLLVEAIDLVVGKEFENAGVLKKKKTIQRLDQFVSPLINDPDALHKIGVQFEDYFGREQIQPMNLEMAMGKLGDDLAVLAREGIPHAYWTLRSTSPGIWDTYERDGRLHELPDTHTAEFAPAEEPTLSVGMEALAVAALTYLKTEGEF